Proteins co-encoded in one Setaria viridis chromosome 9, Setaria_viridis_v4.0, whole genome shotgun sequence genomic window:
- the LOC117836450 gene encoding SH3 domain-containing protein 2, with the protein MEAIRKQASKLREQVARQQQAVMKQFGGGYGADGAFADEADAQQHSKLEKLYISTRAAKHFQRDIVRGVEGYIVTGSKQVEIGNKLCEDGKKYGTENTCTSGSTLSKAALSFAKARSMMEKERGNLLKALGTQVAEPLRAMVMGAPLEDARHLAQRYDRMRQEAEAQAIEVSKRQMKLREASGNGDMISRLEAAETKLQELKSNMGVLGKEAVAAMTAVEAQQQRLTLQRLIALVESERNYHQRVLQILDQLEREMVSERQRIEGAPPPVVESSMPPPPAYEEVNGIFMRNTVAELVETVEYFLAEAIQSYRAESDTELNLAAGDYIVVRKVSNNGWAEGECRGKAGWFPYDYIEKRERVLASKVGQVF; encoded by the exons ATGGAGGCCATCCGGAAGCAGGCCTCCAAGCTCCGGGAGCAGGTCGCCCGGCAGCAGCAG GCGGTGATGAAGCAGTTCGGGGGCGGGTACGGCGCGGACGGCGCCTTCGCGGACGAGGCCGACGCGCAGCAGCACTCCAAGCTCGAGAAGCTCTACATCTCCACGCGCGCCGCCAAG CACTTCCAAAGGGATATTGTTCGCGGCGTCGAGGGCTACATTGTCACGGGTTCGAAGCAGGTCGAAATCG GGAACAAGTTATGTGAGGACGGCAAGAAGTATGGCACCGAGAACACTTGTACCAGTGGGAGCACGCTGTCGAAGGCGGCATTAAGTTTCGCTAAGGCACGATCCATGATGGAAAAGGAAAGGGGTAACCTGCTGAAAGCCCTGGGCACGCAG GTTGCAGAACCACTGAGGGCTATGGTTATGGGAGCTCCTTTGGAGGATGCTCGGCACCTTGCTCAAAGATATGACAGAATGCGTCAAGAAGCTGAAGCACAG GCTATTGAAGTTTCGAAGCGCCAAATGAAATTAAGAGAGGCATCTGGAAATGGCGATATGATTTCAAGGCTAGAGGCTGCTGAAACAAAGCTGCAGGAGTTGAAGTCAAATATGGGGGTTTTGGGCAAAGAAGCTGTTGCAGCAATGACTGCTGTTGAAGCTCAACAGCAAAGGCTGACATTGCAGCGACTTATTGCATTG GTTGAATCTGAAAGAAATTACCACCAAAGGGTCCTACAAATTCTTGATCAGCTTGAAAGAGAG ATGGTATCTGAGCGCCAAAGAATTGAAGGAGCACCTCCTCCGGTGGTTGAAAGTTCCATGCCACCGCCACCTGCATATGAAGAAGTCAATGGTATATTCATGAGGAACACTGTTGCAGAATTGGTCGAGACTGTGGAGTACTTCTTGGCTGAG GCCATCCAGTCATATCGGGCTGAGAGCGACACTGAGCTCAACCTTGCAGCTGGTGACTACATAGTGGTCCGAAAG GTTTCAAACAATGGATGGGCCGAAGGTGAATGTAGGGGTAAAGCTGGCTGGTTCCCTTACGACTACATCGAGAAACGGGAACGTGTGCTTGCAAGTAAAGTTGGCCAAGTTTTCTGA
- the LOC117840971 gene encoding uncharacterized protein: MQHLRCESSFLCFLHFSGSLVVNCGKRFRSYWSLTCGDTYLNFLSPSVSAVSGLQLCYPLLIPPRTRRFGIPSSTMAAAAAAAVTLLRLPLARLSYHLRSAPSPRLPPPRLRISTSHRFLSSLGHGSASAAVSEAVAAPEPEGDSVDAVEESHEEESTAEEEAEAPRSFVLPRLPRPKLSVKERKELASYAHGLGKKLKSQQVGKGGVTPNLVSAFSDNLESNELLKLKIHGNCPGELPDVILQLEESTGSIAIDQIGRSVILYRPSTSKMKKRQEAAENARRFARSKEEIARRFVKSEESFEERPRNSAGRRFVSTFGSQQKRRPMASKGSSYGRG, encoded by the exons ATGCAACATCTCCGGTGTGAATCGTCATTCCTGTGTTTTTTGCATTTTTCAGGCAGCCTTGTGGTGAATTGTGGGAAGCGATTCAGATCCTATTGGTCACTGACATGTGGGGACACGTACCTTAATTTCTTATCCCCCTCTGTTTCTGCGGTTTCAGGCTTGCAGCTTTGCTATCCCCTGCTTATCCCTCCGCGAACGCGCCGTTTCGGCATCCCGTCGAGCACCATggcggctgcagcggcggcggctgtgaCCCTCCTCCGCCTTCCTCTCGCCCGTCTCTCCTACCACCTCCGCTCTGCCCCTTcccctcgcctcccgccccCACGCCTCCgcatctccacctcccaccgcttcctctcctccctggGCCAcggctccgcctccgcggccgtGTCCGAGGCGGTAGCCGCGCCGGAACCTGAGGGGGACTCGGTCGATGCAGTGGAAGAGAGTCACGAGGAGGAGTCTACGGCcgaagaggaggcggaggcgccccGGTCGTTCGTGCTCccgcggctgccgcggccgaAGCTGAGCGTGAAGGAGCGCAAGGAGCTGGCCTCGTACGCGCACGGCCTCGGGAAGAAGCTCAAGTCGCAGCAGGTCGGCAAGGGCGGCGTCACACCCAACCTCGTCTCCGCTTTCAGCGACAACCTCGAGTCGAACGAGCTCCTCAAG CTAAAGATTCACGGGAACTGCCCTGGGGAGCTACCCGATGTGATACTACAACTTGAGGAGTCAACAGGATCCATTGCTATTGACCAAATCGGCCGCTCAGTTATCCTGTATAGACCTAGCACTAGCAAGATGAAAAAGAGGCAAGAGGCAGCTGAAAATGCTAGGAGATTTGCAAGATCTAAAGAAGAAATCGCTAGGCGATTTGTAAAATCTGAAGAATCGTTTGAAGAACGCCCTAGAAACAGTGCAGGCAGAAGATTCGTGTCCACATTTGGGTCTCAGCAGAAGAGAAGACCAATGGCATCCAAGGGTTCATCATACGGCCGAGGGTAG
- the LOC117840528 gene encoding cytochrome P450 84A1, with the protein MAVAVPKIAMEWLQDPLSWALLALVAFVLLQLRRRGKGPLPPGPKPLPIIGNMTMMDQLTHRGLAALAEQYGGLLHLRLGRLHAFAVSTPEYAREVLQVQDGAFSNRPATIAIAYLTYDRADMAFAHYGPFWRQMRKLCVMKLFSRRRAETWVAVRDEAAALVRAVASSGGEAVNLGELIFNLTKNVIFRAAFGTRDGGGQDEFIAILQEFSKLFGAFNIGDFIPWLSWMDPQGINRRLRAARAALDRFIDKIIDEHMKRGKSPDDADADMVDDMLAFLAEAKPANKSAAGGDVDDLQSTLRLTRDNIKAIIMDVMFGGTETVASAIEWAMAEMMHSPDDLRRLQQELADVVGYDRNVSESDLDKLPFLRCVIKETLRLHPPIPLLLHETAEDCVVGGYSVPKGSRVMINVWAIGRDRGSWKDADVFRPSRFAPEGEAAGLDFKGGCFEFLPFGSGRRSCPGMALGLYALELAVAQLAHGFSWSLPDGMKPSELDMGDIFGLTAPRATRLYAVPTPRLNCPLY; encoded by the exons ATGGCGGTGGCCGTGCCCAAGATCGCCATGGAGTGGCTCCAGGACCCTCTGAGCTGGGCGTTGCTGGCCTTGGTGGCCTTCGTGCTCCTGCAGCTCCGGCGGCGAGGCAaggggccgctgccgccgggccCGAAGCCCCTGCCGATCATCGGGAACATGACGATGATGGACCAGCTGACCCACCGCGGCCTGGCGGCGCTGGCCGAGCAGTACGgcgggctcctccacctccggctgGGCCGGCTGCACGCGTTCGCCGTGTCGACGCCGGAGTACGCGCGCgaggtgctgcaggtgcagGACGGCGCGTTCTCGAACCGGCCGGCGACCATCGCCATCGCGTACCTGACCTACGACCGCGCCGACATGGCGTTCGCGCACTACGGGCCCTTCTGGCGCCAGATGCGCAAGCTGTGCGTGATGAAGCTCTtcagccggcggcgcgccgagACGTGGGTGGCCGTgcgcgacgaggcggcggcgctggtccGCGCCGTGGCgtccagcggcggcgaggccgtgaACCTGGGCGAGCTCATCTTCAACCTCACCAAGAACGTCATCTTCCGCGCCGCGTTCGGCACCCGCGACGGCGGGGGCCAGGACGAGTTCATCGCCATCCTCCAGGAGTTCTCCAAGCTCTTCGGGGCATTCAACATCGGTGACTTCATCCCCTGGCTGAGCTGGATGGACCCGCAGGGCAtcaaccgccgcctccgcgccgcccgcgccgcgctggACCGCTTCATCGACAAGATCATCGACGAGCACATGAAGCGGGGGAAGAGccccgacgacgccgacgccgacatgGTGGACGACATGCTCGCCTTCCTCGCCGAGGCCAAGCCGGCCAACAagtccgccgccggcggcgacgtggaCGACCTGCAGAGCACGCTCCGCCTCACCCGGGACAACATCAAGGCAATCATCATG GACGTGATGTTTGGCGGGACGGAGACGGTGGCTTCGGCGATCGAGTGGGCGATGGCGGAGATGATGCACAGCCCGGACGACCTCCGGCGCCTGCAGCAGGAGCTCGCCGACGTGGTTGGCTACGACCGGAACGTGAGCGAGTCGGACCTCGACAAGCTCCCCTTCCTCCGGTGCGTCATCAAGGAGACGCTCCGGCTGCACCCGCCGATCCCGCTGCTCCTCCACGAGACCGCCGAGGACTGCGTCGTCGGCGGCTACTCCGTGCCCAAGGGCTCCCGCGTCATGATCAACGTCTGGGCCATCGGCCGCGACCGCGGCTCGTGGAAGGACGCCGACGTCTTCCGGCCGTCGCGGTTCGCGCCGGAGGGCGAAGCCGCCGGGCTCGACTTCAAGGGCGGCTGCTTCGAGTTCCTGCCCTTCGGGtccggccgccgctcctgccccgGGATGGCGCTGGGCCTCTACGCGCTGGAGCTCGCCGTGGCGCAGCTCGCGCACGGCTTCAGCTGGTCGCTGCCCGACGGCATGAAGCCCTCGGAGCTCGACATGGGCGACATCTTCGGGCTcaccgcgccgcgcgccacgAGGCTCTACGCCGTGCCCACGCCCCGGCTCAACTGCCCCCTCTACTGA
- the LOC117841121 gene encoding uncharacterized protein, translating to MAASSTLGQTQRYAAGALLALALRQAQTHQTVLLGSHGLDDEQPHPDPASAVEPDARDLWTHESRGLLRPVLRFLEIDPKAWAGVEKTAASSDPKHHIGAFLRKVVEDEDDDEKARSERSDQELALAKAVDAMAMGLESSIVESAAEALKPGSCGPDDDPASTRAKDYRKMAVLYMLLSACVADVNMAEEGMGSPRVTKGYDARHRVALRLLATWLDVKWNKMEAVEIMVACSAMAAAKEEEQSRENSSPSSRWENWKRGGIIGAAALTGGTLMAISGGLAAPAIAAGFTALVPTLHTLVPVIGASGFAAIATAAGHTAGSVAVAASFGAAGAGLTGTKMAKRIGNVKEFEFKTIGENHNQGRLAVGIFVSGFAFTEEDYSKPWEGWKTNLERYVLQWESKHVIALSTAIQDWLASRVALELIREGAMQTVLSGIISAFAWPATLVSAAEFIDSKWTVAIDRSDKAAKMLADVLLKGLQGSRPVTLVGFSLGARVVFKCLQELAHMGNNEGIVERAVLIGAPVSVKGEMWEPARKMVAGRFVNVYSTNDWILGITFRASLLTQGLAGIQAVDVPGVENVDVTELVFGHSSYLSLVQQILDHLELNIYYPVFYPCTPRTK from the exons ATGGCCGCGTCGTCGACGCTGGGCCAGACGCAGCGGTACGCGGCGGGGGCGCTCCTGGCGCTCGCGCTCCGCCAGGCGCAGACCCACCAGACCGTCCTCCTCGGCTCCCACGGCCTCGACGACGAGCAGCCCCACCCCGACCCGGCCTCAGCCGTCGAGCCCGACGCCCGCGACCTCTGGACCCACGAGTCCCGCGGCCTCCTCCGACCCGTCCTCAG GTTTCTTGAGATCGACCCCAAGGCCTGGGCCGGAGTGGAGAAGACGGCCGCGTCCTCCGATCCCAAGCACCACATTGGCGCC TTTCTTCGTAAGGTCgtcgaggacgaagacgacgacgagaaGGCCCGGTCCGAGAGGTCCGACCAGGAGCTGGCGCTCGCCAAGGCCGTCGACGCGATGGCAATGGGCCTGGAGAGCAGCATCGTCGAGTCAGCGGCCGAGGCGCTCAAACCGGGGAGCTGCGGCCCCGACGACGACCCGGCGTCGACGCGCGCCAAGGACTACCGGAAGATGGCGGTTCTGTACATGCTCCTCTCGGCGTGCGTCGCCGACGTGAACATGGCCGAGGAGGGCATGGGGTCCCCTCGCGTCACCAAGGGCTACGACGCCCGCCACCGCGTCGCGCTGCGGCTGCTCGCCACGTGGCTCGACGTCAAGTGGAACAAGATG GAAGCTGTCGAGATAATGGTTGCTTGCTCTGCTATGGCTGCAGCAAAGGAGGAAGAGCAGTCACGTGAGAATTCGTCGCCGAGCAGCAGATGGGAGAACTGGAAGCGCGGCGGGATCATCGGCGCAGCCGCGCTGACAGGAGGAACATTGATGGCTATATCTGGGG GTTTAGCAGCTCCAGCGATTGCTGCAGGGTTCACTGCTCTAGTTCCAACGTTGCATACACTTGTACCTGTAATCGGAGCTAGCGGTTTTGCTGCTATAGCTACTGCTGCTGGGCACACTGCTGGCTCTGTAGCGGTTGCAGCATCGTTTGGAG CTGCTGGAGCTGGGTTGACTGGGACCAAAATGGCCAAAAGAATTGGGAATGTTAAAGAATTTGAGTTCAAGACCATCGGCGAGAACCATAACCAGGGT CGCCTAGCAGTTGGCATCTTTGTTTCTGGATTTGCTTTTACGGAGGAAGATTATTCGAAGCCATGGGAAGGATGGAAAACTAACTTAGAGAG GTACGTTCTGCAGTGGGAGTCCAAGCATGTAATTGCCCTCAGCACGGCAATACAGGATTGGCTAGCGTCAA GAGTTGCACTGGAGTTGATAAGGGAAGGTGCAATGCAGACTGTGTTAAGTGGTATCATTTCAGCATTTGCATGGCCTGCTACCTTGGTATCTGCTGCAGAATTTATCGACAGCAAATGGACCGTGGCTATTGACAG GTCAGATAAAGCTGCGAAAATGCTTGCTGATGTTCTGCTCAAAGGATTGCAAGGAAGCAG GCCTGTCACTCTGGTCGGGTTTTCGCTAGGAGCACGTGTTGTGTTCAAGTGCTTGCAGGAGTTAGCGCACATGGGAAATAATG AGGGTATAGTTGAGAGAGCTGTGCTCATAGGTGCTCCTGTTTCGGTTAAAGGTGAGATGTGGGAGCCTGCCAGGAAG ATGGTTGCCGGCAGATTCGTGAACGTCTACTCCACAAACGACTGGATTCTCGGAATCACTTTTCGCGCCAG CCTGCTCACGCAAGGTCTGGCTGGCATCCAGGCCGTGGATGTCCCTGGAGTAGAAAAC